A stretch of the Arthrobacter sp. PAMC 25486 genome encodes the following:
- a CDS encoding citrate synthase, with the protein MTDSTSASLRYDGGELELPRLEAVEGNAGYDVSKLLKTTGAVAYDPGFVNTAATSSAITFIDGDAGILRYRGYPIEELAEHSSFLEVSFLLIYGNLPTAAELDAFDQRIRRHTMLHEDLKGFFGGFPRDAHPMPVLSSAVSALSTFYQDSLDPFDDEQVEMATIRLLAKMPVLAAYAHKKSIGQPMLYPDNSMNLVENYLRLSFGVPAEHYELDPVVVKALDLLLILHADHEQNCSTSTVRMVGSANANMFASVSAGINALFGPLHGGANEAVLNMLRQIQDSGEPVEKFVERVKNKEDGVKLMGFGHRVYKNYDPRAKIVKATAHEILEKLGGNDELLDIAMRLEEVALTDEYFISRKLYPNVDFYTGLIYKAMGFPEKMFTVLFAIGRLPGWIAQWREMMKDPQTKIGRPRQLYIGEPERMYPSR; encoded by the coding sequence ATGACTGATTCCACGAGCGCATCGCTGCGCTACGACGGCGGAGAACTAGAACTTCCGCGCCTTGAAGCAGTAGAAGGCAACGCCGGATATGACGTTTCCAAGCTCCTGAAGACCACCGGCGCGGTCGCCTATGACCCCGGCTTCGTGAACACCGCTGCCACTTCCTCCGCCATCACCTTCATTGATGGCGATGCGGGCATCCTGCGCTACCGCGGATACCCCATCGAGGAGCTGGCTGAGCACTCCAGCTTCCTGGAAGTGTCCTTCCTGCTGATCTACGGCAACCTGCCCACCGCCGCAGAACTGGACGCGTTTGATCAGCGCATCCGCCGCCACACGATGCTGCACGAAGACCTTAAAGGCTTCTTTGGCGGCTTCCCCCGCGACGCACACCCCATGCCGGTGCTCTCCTCGGCCGTCTCGGCGCTGTCCACGTTCTACCAGGACTCCCTGGACCCGTTCGACGACGAGCAGGTCGAAATGGCCACCATCCGCCTCCTGGCCAAGATGCCCGTCCTTGCCGCCTACGCGCACAAGAAGTCCATCGGCCAGCCCATGCTGTACCCGGACAACTCCATGAACCTGGTGGAGAACTATCTGCGCCTGAGCTTTGGCGTACCGGCCGAGCATTACGAGCTGGACCCGGTGGTAGTCAAGGCCCTTGACCTGCTGCTGATCCTGCACGCGGACCACGAACAGAACTGCTCCACCTCCACCGTCCGCATGGTCGGTTCGGCCAACGCCAACATGTTCGCCTCGGTTTCCGCCGGCATCAACGCCCTCTTCGGCCCGCTGCACGGCGGCGCCAACGAGGCCGTGCTGAACATGCTCCGCCAGATCCAGGACAGCGGCGAGCCCGTCGAGAAGTTCGTGGAGCGTGTGAAGAACAAGGAAGACGGTGTGAAGCTCATGGGCTTCGGGCACCGCGTCTACAAGAACTATGACCCCCGCGCCAAAATCGTCAAGGCCACGGCCCATGAAATCTTGGAGAAGCTCGGCGGCAACGACGAACTCCTCGACATCGCCATGCGTCTGGAAGAAGTTGCGCTGACGGATGAATACTTCATCTCACGCAAGCTGTACCCGAACGTGGACTTCTACACCGGCCTGATCTACAAGGCCATGGGCTTCCCGGAGAAGATGTTCACGGTCTTGTTCGCCATTGGCCGTCTGCCGGGCTGGATTGCCCAGTGGCGCGAAATGATGAAGGACCCGCAGACCAAGATCGGCCGCCCGCGCCAGCTGTACATCGGCGAGCCGGAGCGCATGTACCCCTCGCGCTAG
- the dapC gene encoding succinyldiaminopimelate transaminase produces the protein MTLAPANGKPFGLQLPEYPWEALAPYLATAAKHPDGVVNLSIGTPVDPTPALIQDALKAAADAPGYPTTHGTPALRQAVVDWFARRRNVPGLSPVDVMPTVGSKELVAWLPLLLGLGVGDVVVRPRVAYPTYDMGAVFAGATSVAADSLDELDAGTLAKVRLVWVNSPGNPTGIVRGVSELAALVAAAREIGAVVASDECYGELGWGEWDVENGGEAVPSVLDPRVSGGSNEGLLAIYSLSKQSNVAGYRAAFVAGDSALVASLVNSRKHAGMIVPHPVQEAMRVALGDDTHVQAQKALYRRRREMLVPALEGFGLTIHHSEAGLYLWCTAGEDTWTTIGRFAELGILAGPGTFYGEAGNGFIRVALTGSDERIAAAVQRLGGQLGAKS, from the coding sequence ATGACATTGGCCCCTGCCAACGGCAAACCCTTTGGCCTGCAGCTTCCCGAGTACCCGTGGGAGGCGCTGGCGCCGTACTTGGCCACCGCCGCCAAGCATCCCGACGGTGTTGTGAACCTGTCCATCGGCACGCCCGTGGACCCCACGCCGGCGCTGATCCAGGATGCGCTGAAGGCTGCTGCGGATGCGCCGGGATACCCCACCACCCACGGCACCCCGGCCCTGCGCCAGGCGGTTGTGGACTGGTTTGCCCGGCGCCGCAACGTTCCCGGGCTCTCCCCGGTCGATGTCATGCCCACTGTGGGTTCCAAAGAGCTTGTTGCCTGGCTGCCGCTGCTGTTGGGTCTGGGCGTCGGCGATGTGGTGGTGCGGCCCCGCGTTGCCTACCCCACCTATGACATGGGCGCCGTTTTTGCCGGGGCCACCTCGGTTGCCGCGGATTCCCTGGACGAGCTCGACGCCGGGACCCTCGCCAAGGTGCGGCTGGTCTGGGTCAACTCCCCAGGCAACCCCACCGGCATTGTGCGCGGTGTCTCCGAGCTCGCTGCGCTGGTTGCAGCGGCGCGGGAGATTGGCGCCGTCGTGGCTTCCGATGAATGCTACGGCGAGCTGGGCTGGGGGGAGTGGGACGTTGAAAATGGCGGGGAGGCCGTGCCCAGCGTCCTTGACCCGCGCGTGTCGGGCGGCTCTAACGAGGGCCTGCTGGCCATTTATTCGCTGAGCAAGCAGTCCAATGTGGCAGGCTACCGTGCGGCGTTTGTTGCCGGTGACAGCGCCCTCGTGGCGAGCCTGGTCAACAGCCGCAAGCATGCGGGCATGATCGTGCCACACCCCGTGCAGGAGGCCATGCGCGTGGCCTTGGGCGATGACACACATGTTCAGGCGCAGAAGGCACTGTACCGCCGCCGCCGGGAAATGCTCGTTCCGGCGTTGGAGGGTTTTGGGCTCACGATCCACCATTCAGAGGCCGGACTGTACCTGTGGTGCACGGCCGGCGAGGACACCTGGACCACGATCGGCCGGTTCGCGGAGCTGGGTATTCTGGCAGGCCCGGGCACCTTTTACGGGGAAGCCGGCAACGGTTTTATCCGTGTTGCCCTGACCGGAAGTGATGAACGGATTGCTGCCGCCGTCCAGCGGCTGGGCGGGCAGCTGGGCGCAAAATCATAA
- the fdxA gene encoding ferredoxin produces the protein MTYVIAQPCVDVKDKACVEECPVDCIYEGERALYIHPDECVDCGACEPVCPVEAIYYEDDTPEEWAEYYKANVEFFDVLGSPGGAAKVGNTHTDHPIIAALPPQNQD, from the coding sequence GTGACGTACGTAATTGCGCAGCCGTGCGTGGATGTCAAGGACAAGGCATGTGTTGAGGAGTGCCCTGTTGATTGCATCTACGAGGGTGAACGCGCGCTCTACATCCACCCGGACGAATGCGTTGACTGTGGCGCCTGCGAACCTGTGTGCCCCGTTGAGGCGATCTACTACGAGGATGACACCCCGGAAGAGTGGGCCGAATACTACAAGGCCAACGTTGAATTCTTCGACGTTTTGGGTTCCCCGGGCGGTGCAGCCAAGGTCGGCAACACGCACACCGACCACCCCATCATTGCCGCGCTCCCGCCGCAGAACCAGGACTGA
- a CDS encoding PIG-L family deacetylase, producing METFSTLPGTGPGTTLLLVHAHPDDETIATGATMAAAAGAGTRVVLVTCTRGELGEVIPPELAHLEVKAADLPPVPFPETKDDGGHLPGHAASPGAGLAVQREHELASALAALGVHEQIWLGQGATAPTAGPVVFRDSGMQWGNDGRATAASTVLPGSFSRAPLAETAGLLAQAIRDLRPDVVVTYASDGGYGHPDHIGAHELTVTALRQARAAGPAAARPGEPAPVATGWKVPAVYTIVSDRPERPLDDGAPRIAVAGDLAAKTAAMRAHQTQIVVDGGRYALSDQVWRDINVVEEFTQLDAGIIYGNGADSP from the coding sequence ATGGAAACATTTAGCACTCTGCCGGGCACCGGACCCGGCACCACCTTGCTCCTTGTCCACGCACACCCCGACGATGAGACCATTGCCACCGGCGCCACCATGGCCGCCGCGGCCGGTGCAGGAACCCGCGTAGTCCTGGTGACGTGCACCCGCGGCGAGCTGGGGGAGGTCATCCCGCCTGAACTCGCGCACCTTGAAGTGAAGGCTGCAGACCTGCCGCCCGTGCCGTTCCCGGAAACCAAGGACGACGGCGGGCACCTCCCCGGGCACGCAGCGTCACCCGGGGCCGGGCTTGCCGTGCAACGGGAACATGAATTGGCCAGCGCACTGGCGGCCCTTGGCGTGCATGAGCAGATCTGGCTGGGACAGGGGGCCACCGCCCCGACTGCCGGACCCGTGGTGTTCCGTGACTCAGGCATGCAGTGGGGGAACGACGGCCGTGCCACTGCAGCCTCAACCGTGCTGCCGGGATCGTTCTCCCGGGCCCCCTTGGCGGAGACGGCGGGACTGTTGGCACAAGCCATCCGGGACCTGCGCCCGGACGTGGTGGTCACCTATGCCTCCGACGGCGGCTACGGCCACCCCGACCACATCGGTGCCCATGAACTGACCGTGACGGCCTTGCGCCAAGCCCGGGCGGCCGGACCCGCCGCCGCAAGGCCGGGAGAGCCGGCACCCGTGGCGACCGGCTGGAAGGTCCCGGCCGTCTACACCATTGTCAGCGACCGCCCGGAACGACCGCTTGACGATGGTGCGCCACGGATTGCCGTGGCCGGGGACCTCGCCGCCAAAACAGCGGCCATGCGCGCCCACCAAACCCAGATCGTGGTGGACGGGGGGCGCTATGCGCTTTCGGACCAGGTCTGGCGGGACATCAACGTAGTTGAGGAGTTCACGCAGCTGGATGCTGGCATCATTTACGGAAACGGTGCGGACTCCCCGTGA
- a CDS encoding ABC transporter ATP-binding protein, which yields MSNHEAGQGANTSGSATQPLLEIRDLAITFQTSNGPVNAVRNAHLTIMPGETVAIVGESGSGKSTTALAAIGLLPSNGGVSGGQIIFDGEDITNASDKRIIELRGNSIGMVPQDPMSNLNPVWKIGFQVKETLKANGLAGANSKERVAEVLTEAGLPDAVNRAKQYPHEFSGGMRQRALIAIGLACRPRLLIADEPTSALDVTVQRQILDHLDRMTTELGTAVLLITHDLGLAAERAEKLVVMYKGQVVESGPALEILRNPQHPYTQRLVNSAPSLASRRLQSQKAKDALAEAVAELDTPADAVAPTEVGHSPSSIPAAAAKPAEAKAAARKGAQAGETILEIKNLTKTFKLRGALGKSTDFKAVDDVSFSVPRGTTMAIVGESGSGKSTVAQMALSLLAPTEGSILFDGVEVNTLKGKTLFDFRRRVQPIFQDPYGSLDPMFNIYRTIEEPLKIHKIGDSKSREKKVRELLDQVSMPSSSMQRFPNELSGGQRQRIAIARALALNPDVIICDEAVSALDVLVQAQVLNLLNQLQEDLGLTYLFITHDLAVVRQIADHVTVMQHGRVVEAASTDEVFSNPKQVYTQELLNAIPGATLLV from the coding sequence ATGTCCAATCATGAAGCGGGGCAGGGAGCCAACACTTCCGGCAGCGCCACACAGCCGCTGCTGGAAATCCGCGACCTGGCCATCACCTTTCAAACCTCCAACGGCCCCGTCAACGCTGTGCGCAACGCACACCTGACGATCATGCCCGGCGAGACTGTGGCCATTGTGGGCGAGTCCGGCTCCGGAAAGTCAACGACGGCGCTTGCCGCCATCGGCCTGCTCCCCAGCAATGGAGGTGTCAGCGGCGGCCAAATCATCTTTGACGGCGAAGACATCACCAACGCCAGCGACAAGCGCATCATCGAACTGCGTGGAAACTCCATCGGCATGGTTCCCCAGGACCCCATGTCCAACCTGAACCCGGTGTGGAAGATCGGCTTCCAGGTCAAGGAGACGCTCAAGGCCAACGGCCTGGCCGGTGCCAACTCCAAGGAACGCGTGGCCGAAGTGCTGACCGAGGCAGGCCTGCCCGATGCGGTAAACCGTGCCAAGCAGTACCCGCACGAGTTCTCCGGTGGCATGCGCCAGCGCGCCTTGATCGCGATTGGGCTGGCCTGCCGGCCGCGCCTGCTCATCGCGGACGAGCCCACCTCCGCCCTGGACGTTACCGTCCAGCGGCAGATCCTGGACCACCTGGACCGCATGACCACCGAGCTGGGCACGGCCGTGCTCCTCATTACGCACGACCTCGGCCTCGCCGCCGAGCGTGCCGAAAAGCTTGTGGTCATGTACAAGGGCCAGGTGGTTGAATCGGGGCCCGCGCTGGAAATCCTGCGCAACCCGCAGCACCCCTACACCCAGCGCCTGGTGAACTCGGCACCGTCCCTGGCGTCCCGCCGCCTGCAGTCGCAGAAGGCCAAGGATGCGCTTGCGGAGGCCGTGGCCGAACTCGACACGCCAGCGGACGCCGTGGCACCCACGGAAGTCGGGCACTCGCCGTCGTCCATCCCGGCAGCGGCAGCGAAGCCTGCCGAGGCCAAGGCAGCCGCACGCAAGGGTGCCCAGGCAGGCGAGACCATCCTGGAGATCAAGAACCTCACCAAGACGTTCAAGCTCCGCGGCGCGCTCGGCAAGTCCACGGACTTCAAGGCGGTGGACGATGTCTCGTTCTCCGTGCCGCGCGGAACCACCATGGCGATTGTGGGCGAGTCCGGTTCCGGCAAGTCCACGGTGGCGCAGATGGCCCTGAGCCTGCTCGCGCCCACCGAGGGAAGCATCCTGTTCGACGGGGTGGAGGTCAACACGCTCAAGGGGAAGACGCTGTTTGACTTCCGCCGGCGCGTGCAGCCGATCTTCCAGGACCCCTACGGTTCGTTGGACCCCATGTTCAACATCTACCGGACCATCGAGGAGCCGCTGAAGATCCACAAGATCGGCGATTCCAAGTCCCGGGAGAAGAAGGTGCGCGAGCTGTTGGACCAGGTTTCCATGCCGTCTTCAAGCATGCAGCGCTTCCCCAACGAACTCTCCGGCGGCCAGCGCCAGCGTATCGCCATCGCGCGTGCACTGGCCCTGAACCCGGATGTGATCATCTGTGACGAGGCCGTGTCCGCACTGGACGTGTTGGTGCAGGCACAGGTGCTGAACCTGCTCAACCAGCTGCAGGAGGACCTTGGCCTGACGTACCTGTTCATCACGCACGACCTCGCCGTGGTCCGCCAGATCGCCGACCACGTCACCGTGATGCAGCATGGCCGCGTCGTGGAGGCCGCATCCACGGATGAGGTCTTCAGCAACCCCAAGCAGGTCTACACGCAGGAACTGCTCAACGCGATACCCGGCGCCACGCTGCTGGTCTAA
- a CDS encoding ABC transporter permease yields the protein MSENLTPDKDLAAAATPATRQGKISRHHIEHFVAPLEETPLAAIDNVDESAAPLSLWADAWRNLRRQPLFIISALLILAVLVVAIFPGWFSGIDPRDPATSCNLADSAEPARSGHPLGFTLQGCDVYARMIYGTRASLMVGVFTTIGVLVIGGTMGALAGYYGGWLDIILARLTDVFFALPLILGAIIINQLPAFRDNKSVWTVVTALVVFGWPQIARITRGAVIENRNADFVTASKALGLSPFRALLRHVLPNSLAPIIVVASISLGTFIVAEATLSFLGIGLPFSVMSWGNDIAAAQSQVRNNPGVLLWPAIALSITVLSFIMLGDALRDALDPKARKR from the coding sequence ATGTCTGAGAACCTGACTCCCGATAAAGACCTGGCCGCCGCTGCAACCCCAGCCACCCGCCAGGGAAAAATATCCCGCCACCACATTGAGCACTTCGTGGCACCGCTGGAGGAGACCCCTCTCGCCGCGATTGACAATGTCGACGAAAGTGCAGCGCCCCTGAGCCTGTGGGCTGACGCGTGGCGCAACCTGCGCCGCCAGCCGCTGTTCATCATTTCTGCGTTGCTGATCCTGGCCGTGCTGGTTGTGGCGATCTTCCCCGGCTGGTTCTCCGGCATCGATCCAAGGGACCCGGCAACCTCGTGCAACTTGGCCGACTCGGCCGAACCCGCACGTTCCGGCCACCCTTTGGGGTTCACGCTGCAGGGCTGTGACGTTTACGCACGCATGATCTACGGCACCAGGGCGTCCCTGATGGTGGGAGTGTTCACCACGATCGGCGTGCTCGTCATCGGCGGCACCATGGGTGCCTTGGCCGGCTACTACGGCGGTTGGCTGGACATCATCCTGGCCCGCCTGACGGATGTTTTCTTTGCCCTGCCATTGATCCTGGGTGCCATCATCATCAACCAGTTGCCGGCATTTCGGGACAACAAGAGTGTCTGGACCGTCGTGACTGCCCTGGTGGTCTTTGGCTGGCCGCAGATTGCCCGCATCACCCGCGGAGCCGTCATTGAGAACCGCAACGCGGACTTCGTCACGGCCTCCAAGGCATTGGGTCTCTCCCCGTTCCGGGCATTGCTCAGGCACGTGCTGCCGAACTCCCTCGCCCCGATCATCGTCGTGGCCAGCATCTCCCTCGGTACGTTCATCGTTGCTGAGGCAACACTGTCCTTCCTGGGCATTGGCCTGCCCTTCTCCGTTATGTCCTGGGGCAATGACATTGCCGCCGCACAGTCACAGGTGCGCAACAACCCGGGCGTGCTTCTCTGGCCTGCCATTGCACTGTCCATTACGGTGTTGAGCTTCATCATGCTCGGTGACGCCCTGCGTGACGCCCTCGATCCCAAAGCAAGGAAGCGGTGA
- a CDS encoding ABC transporter permease, which produces MVMFTLRRFLQLIPVFFGATLLVYFLVFATPGDPIAALSGGKPMAPAVEAALRAQYNLDQPFWIQYGLYLKNLVSLNLGQTFSGQDVSAVIGRAYPVTARLAIMALAFEAIFGVFFGVIAGLRKGKLFDATVLVASLVVIAVPTFVLGFVLQLVVGVKLGWARPTVSGTAPWNELVLPALVLGLVSLAYVIRLTRTSIGENMDADYVRTATAKGLTRRRVVVVHILRNSLIPVVTFLGADLGSLMGGAIVTEGIFNVPGVGNLLYKAILKGESATVVAVVGILVIVFVVANLIVDLLYAWLDPRIRYV; this is translated from the coding sequence ATGGTAATGTTCACCCTCCGCCGCTTCCTGCAGCTGATTCCCGTCTTTTTCGGGGCCACACTGTTGGTCTACTTCCTAGTTTTTGCAACCCCCGGAGACCCCATTGCCGCGCTCTCCGGTGGCAAGCCCATGGCCCCCGCTGTTGAGGCAGCGCTTCGGGCTCAATACAACCTCGACCAGCCCTTCTGGATTCAGTACGGGTTGTACCTGAAAAACCTCGTGTCGTTGAACCTGGGCCAGACCTTCTCCGGCCAGGACGTTTCCGCCGTCATCGGGCGTGCCTACCCTGTTACAGCAAGACTTGCCATCATGGCACTCGCTTTTGAGGCCATCTTTGGTGTCTTCTTTGGAGTCATCGCGGGCCTGCGCAAAGGCAAGCTCTTTGACGCAACCGTACTGGTGGCTTCACTCGTAGTCATCGCAGTCCCCACCTTCGTTCTGGGCTTCGTCCTGCAGTTGGTGGTCGGTGTCAAGCTCGGCTGGGCCCGTCCCACCGTCAGCGGCACCGCGCCGTGGAATGAGCTGGTGCTGCCGGCCCTGGTCCTTGGACTTGTCTCGCTGGCCTATGTCATCCGGTTGACGCGCACCTCCATTGGCGAAAACATGGACGCCGACTATGTCCGCACGGCCACAGCCAAAGGGCTGACCCGCCGCCGCGTGGTTGTTGTCCACATTCTGCGCAACTCATTGATTCCCGTTGTCACCTTCCTGGGCGCTGACCTTGGCTCCCTGATGGGTGGCGCCATTGTCACCGAAGGCATCTTCAACGTCCCCGGTGTTGGCAACCTGCTGTACAAGGCCATCCTGAAGGGTGAAAGCGCCACCGTTGTGGCTGTTGTTGGCATCCTGGTCATTGTCTTTGTCGTGGCCAACCTGATTGTGGACCTCTTGTACGCCTGGCTCGACCCAAGGATTCGCTATGTCTGA
- a CDS encoding ABC transporter substrate-binding protein, translating to MRFSRTSKALGVAAVVAMALTACGGDTGGGNGGETTGGDTSKVITANSTEPQNGLLPANTNEVGGGRVMDLLFTGLVSYDAKGATVNELADSIETKDSQTFTIKVKSGQSFSDGTPITAKNFVDAWNFGAAAKNTQLNSYFFESIKGYDKVSAENSTDDKMEGLKVVDDTTFTVELAQPESDFPLRLGYTAFYPLPESAYADPKAYGENPVGNGPYKLAEGGWKHDVSIELVPNDKYEGPRKAKNGGVTFTIFASTDAAYTEVQSDNLDVLDQVPPSNLQNFTKDFEGRFVNQPYAGNATMTIPSYLPEFSGPEGELRRAAISMAIDRQQIIDKIFYGNKKPATEFTSPVIDGFVADLPGSEVLKFDAAGAKAKWEEANKINAWPADKVFTITSNIDGAGNKEYITAMANQIATNLGIKAELNPIATFKQSRDLISSKKLTGASRAGWQADYPSLYNFLGPLYGTGAGSNDGDYSNPAFDDKLKEGLAAPTVEEGVKKFNEAQEILLKDLPVVPLWYQAAQGVWSNNVTNVQFGWNGVPLYYEITAK from the coding sequence ATGCGTTTCTCGCGCACTTCCAAAGCACTGGGTGTGGCAGCAGTAGTTGCCATGGCCCTTACCGCCTGTGGCGGCGACACCGGCGGCGGCAATGGTGGCGAAACCACCGGCGGCGACACCAGCAAGGTCATTACCGCCAACAGCACTGAGCCGCAAAACGGCCTATTGCCGGCCAACACCAACGAAGTGGGTGGCGGACGCGTCATGGACCTCCTCTTCACGGGGCTGGTCAGCTATGACGCCAAGGGCGCCACGGTCAACGAGCTCGCTGACTCCATCGAGACAAAGGATTCCCAGACCTTCACCATCAAGGTGAAGTCGGGTCAGTCCTTCAGCGATGGCACCCCGATCACCGCCAAGAACTTCGTGGATGCCTGGAACTTCGGTGCAGCCGCCAAGAACACCCAGCTGAACTCCTACTTCTTCGAGTCCATCAAGGGCTACGACAAGGTCTCCGCTGAAAACTCCACCGACGACAAGATGGAAGGCCTGAAGGTTGTCGATGACACCACCTTCACCGTGGAACTTGCACAGCCTGAGTCTGACTTCCCGCTGCGCCTCGGCTACACCGCGTTCTACCCGCTGCCCGAGTCTGCCTATGCAGACCCGAAGGCATACGGCGAAAACCCGGTTGGCAACGGCCCGTACAAGCTGGCCGAAGGCGGCTGGAAGCACGACGTTTCCATCGAACTCGTGCCCAACGACAAGTACGAAGGCCCGCGCAAGGCCAAGAACGGTGGCGTGACCTTCACGATCTTCGCCAGCACCGACGCAGCCTACACCGAAGTTCAGTCAGACAACCTTGACGTTTTGGACCAGGTGCCCCCGAGCAACCTGCAGAACTTCACGAAGGACTTCGAAGGCCGCTTCGTCAACCAGCCCTACGCTGGTAACGCGACCATGACGATCCCGTCATACCTGCCTGAGTTCTCAGGTCCGGAAGGCGAACTGCGCCGCGCAGCCATCTCCATGGCCATCGACCGCCAGCAGATCATCGACAAGATCTTCTACGGCAACAAGAAGCCCGCCACGGAATTCACCTCACCCGTCATTGACGGCTTCGTTGCAGACCTGCCGGGCTCCGAGGTGTTGAAGTTCGACGCCGCCGGCGCCAAGGCCAAGTGGGAAGAGGCCAACAAGATCAACGCCTGGCCCGCTGACAAGGTCTTCACCATCACCTCGAACATCGATGGCGCCGGCAACAAGGAATACATCACGGCCATGGCCAACCAGATTGCCACCAACCTGGGCATCAAGGCTGAGCTGAACCCGATCGCCACGTTCAAGCAGTCACGTGACCTGATCAGCTCCAAGAAGCTCACCGGTGCCTCACGCGCCGGCTGGCAGGCTGACTACCCGTCGCTGTACAACTTCCTCGGCCCGCTGTACGGCACCGGTGCAGGTTCCAACGACGGCGACTACTCCAACCCGGCCTTCGATGACAAGTTGAAGGAAGGCCTCGCGGCCCCCACCGTTGAAGAGGGCGTCAAGAAGTTCAACGAAGCCCAGGAAATCCTCTTGAAGGACCTGCCGGTTGTGCCCCTGTGGTACCAGGCAGCCCAGGGTGTTTGGAGCAACAACGTCACCAACGTGCAGTTCGGTTGGAACGGCGTTCCGCTGTACTACGAAATTACCGCCAAGTAA